A window from bacterium BMS3Abin11 encodes these proteins:
- the purT gene encoding phosphoribosylglycinamide formyltransferase 2: MYIGTPFSLGTTKAMLSGSGELGKEVIIALQCPGVEVIAVDRYANADDVEMARENAKKIASLIRSVKAKAEL, encoded by the coding sequence ATGTATATAGGCACACCCTTTTCTCTCGGTACTACAAAGGCCATGTTGTCAGGTAGCGGAGAACTGGGCAAAGAAGTAATTATTGCATTACAGTGTCCTGGTGTAGAGGTGATCGCTGTTGATCGCTACGCCAATGCCGATGATGTCGAAATGGCACGAGAAAATGCGAAGAAGATCGCTTCCCTGATCCGGTCCGTTAAGGCTAAAGCAGAGTTATGA
- the arnC_5 gene encoding undecaprenyl-phosphate 4-deoxy-4-formamido-L-arabinose transferase has protein sequence MISFAIVIPAYLEESTICDVAERALLQCDNVIIIDDGSSDNTSGVLQNMPLTLLRNETNMGKAASLWRGMQEALASGVNGVITLDGDGQHRPEDIPKLIKLASENPDTIIIGSRLHDRNSIPASRYRANRFANFWIAWASGYPIEDSQSGFRFYPASLLNNIQLDTARDKCFVFESEILIEAGSREIRTKAVQIPAIYGESMRPSHFQSVKDIMRITKMVAGRLFRKGMNLPGFYRVVIAKEK, from the coding sequence ATGATTTCATTCGCCATCGTCATCCCGGCCTATCTTGAAGAAAGCACCATTTGTGATGTTGCAGAACGAGCGTTACTTCAATGTGACAATGTGATTATCATTGATGATGGCTCCAGTGATAACACCAGTGGAGTGTTGCAAAATATGCCATTGACCTTGTTGCGTAACGAAACCAATATGGGCAAGGCTGCTTCACTATGGCGTGGTATGCAGGAAGCGCTGGCGAGTGGTGTAAACGGTGTCATAACGCTGGATGGTGATGGTCAGCACCGCCCTGAGGATATCCCGAAGCTGATCAAATTGGCCAGTGAAAACCCCGATACCATCATTATTGGTTCCAGGCTACATGACCGAAATTCGATACCAGCATCACGTTACAGGGCCAACCGTTTTGCTAATTTCTGGATTGCCTGGGCATCCGGTTATCCGATTGAAGATTCTCAGTCTGGATTTCGCTTCTACCCGGCGAGTCTACTGAATAATATTCAGCTGGATACGGCTCGTGACAAATGTTTTGTCTTTGAAAGCGAAATCCTGATAGAAGCAGGATCAAGGGAGATAAGAACAAAAGCAGTACAGATACCTGCAATTTATGGTGAATCCATGAGGCCCAGCCATTTCCAGTCAGTAAAAGACATTATGCGTATTACGAAAATGGTGGCTGGTCGTCTGTTTCGTAAGGGTATGAACCTGCCCGGTTTCTATCGTGTAGTTATCGCAAAAGAGAAATGA